In a genomic window of Mesoplasma tabanidae:
- a CDS encoding BspA family leucine-rich repeat surface protein — MKVLLGFLCALSLTTNGVILAVSCSSENVTNKKIDLPGLILEKDLGKLESDDKQIVEDALLKQNPKLKINEVKLTITAIPKGLEIKKYTVTVEPIENSLVYSGKVEDITFYTEAIYLDDLSSVILEKDLGKLESDDKQIVEDALLKQNSKLKINEVKLTITAIPKGLEIKKYTVTVEPIENSLVYSGKVEDITFYTEAIYLDDLSSVILEKDLGELESDDKQIVEDALLKQNPKLKINEVKLTITAIHKGFEIKKYTVTVEPIENSLVYSGKVEDITFYTEKNYLDDLPGLILEKDLGKLESDDKQIVEDALLKQNPKLKINEVKLTITAIPKGLEIKKYTVTVEPIENSLVYSGKVEDITFYTEKNYLDDLSSVILEKDLGELESDDKQIVEDALLKQNPKLKINEVKLTITAIHKGFEIKKYTVTVEPIENSLVYSGKVEDITFYTEKNYLDDLPGLILEKDLGKLESDDKQIVEDALLKQNPKLKINEVKLTITAIPKGLEIKKYTVTVEPIENSLVYSGKVEDITFYTEKNYIDDLTYYIDIDSEKEISIKGSAPDGTKIVTNIGYDKNGLAYKLPNSIEQVPNSVSKNITSFKNLFRFTKNFNQDISSWDVSNIIDMSYMFAYSSFDSNISIWNVSKVKNMEAMFTGTNFDQTVIDWKVSNVTNMSYMFALNYNFDQDLSKWDVSKVTNTKKMFQNSIFNQNISEWNVSNVTDMSYMFNNSNFNNDISKWNVLNVRNHQGFDENTNWQNEYKPKFKDMSKLN, encoded by the coding sequence ATGAAAGTATTATTAGGTTTTTTATGTGCTTTAAGTTTAACAACAAACGGTGTTATTTTAGCTGTTTCTTGTAGTAGTGAAAATGTAACAAATAAGAAAATTGATTTGCCAGGCTTAATTTTAGAAAAAGATTTAGGTAAATTAGAAAGTGATGATAAACAAATTGTAGAAGATGCTTTATTAAAACAAAATCCTAAATTAAAAATTAATGAAGTAAAATTAACAATTACAGCTATACCTAAAGGTTTAGAAATAAAAAAATACACAGTTACAGTTGAACCAATTGAAAATTCATTGGTCTATTCTGGTAAAGTTGAAGATATCACTTTTTACACAGAAGCTATTTATCTTGACGATTTGTCTAGCGTAATTTTAGAAAAAGATTTAGGTAAATTAGAAAGTGATGATAAACAAATTGTAGAAGATGCTTTATTAAAACAAAATTCTAAATTAAAAATTAATGAAGTAAAATTAACAATTACAGCTATACCTAAAGGTTTAGAAATAAAAAAATACACAGTTACAGTTGAACCAATTGAAAATTCATTGGTCTATTCTGGTAAGGTTGAAGATATCACTTTTTACACAGAAGCTATTTATCTTGACGATTTGTCTAGCGTAATTTTAGAAAAAGATTTAGGTGAATTAGAAAGTGATGATAAACAAATTGTAGAAGATGCTTTATTAAAACAAAATCCTAAATTAAAAATTAATGAAGTAAAATTAACAATTACAGCTATACATAAAGGTTTTGAAATAAAAAAATACACAGTTACAGTTGAACCAATTGAAAATTCATTGGTCTATTCTGGTAAAGTTGAAGATATCACTTTTTACACAGAAAAAAACTATCTTGACGATTTGCCAGGCTTAATTTTAGAAAAAGATTTAGGTAAATTAGAAAGTGATGATAAACAAATTGTAGAAGATGCTTTATTAAAACAAAATCCTAAATTAAAAATTAATGAAGTAAAATTAACAATTACAGCTATACCTAAAGGTTTAGAAATAAAAAAATACACAGTTACAGTTGAACCAATTGAAAATTCATTGGTCTATTCTGGTAAAGTTGAAGATATCACTTTTTACACAGAAAAAAACTATCTTGACGATTTGTCTAGCGTAATTTTAGAAAAAGATTTAGGTGAATTAGAAAGTGATGATAAACAAATTGTAGAAGATGCTTTATTAAAACAAAATCCTAAATTAAAAATTAATGAAGTAAAATTAACAATTACAGCTATACATAAAGGTTTTGAAATAAAAAAATACACAGTTACAGTTGAACCAATTGAAAATTCATTGGTCTATTCTGGTAAAGTTGAAGATATCACTTTTTACACAGAAAAAAACTATCTTGACGATTTGCCAGGCTTAATTTTAGAAAAAGATTTAGGTAAATTAGAAAGTGATGATAAACAAATTGTAGAAGATGCTTTATTAAAACAAAATCCTAAATTAAAAATTAATGAAGTAAAATTAACAATTACAGCTATACCTAAAGGTTTAGAAATAAAAAAATACACAGTTACAGTTGAACCAATTGAAAATTCATTGGTCTATTCTGGTAAAGTTGAAGATATCACTTTTTACACAGAAAAAAACTATATTGATGATTTAACATACTATATAGATATAGATAGTGAAAAAGAAATAAGTATAAAGGGCTCTGCGCCAGATGGAACAAAAATAGTTACTAATATAGGTTATGATAAAAATGGTTTAGCATATAAATTGCCTAACTCCATAGAGCAAGTTCCTAATTCAGTAAGCAAAAATATAACAAGTTTTAAAAATTTATTTAGGTTTACTAAAAATTTTAATCAAGATATATCAAGTTGAGATGTATCTAATATTATTGACATGTCGTATATGTTTGCTTATTCAAGTTTTGACAGTAATATATCGATCTGAAATGTGTCAAAAGTGAAAAATATGGAAGCAATGTTTACTGGAACTAATTTTGACCAAACAGTTATTGATTGAAAAGTTTCAAATGTTACTAATATGTCATATATGTTTGCTTTAAATTATAATTTTGATCAAGACTTGTCAAAATGAGATGTTTCGAAAGTCACTAATACAAAGAAAATGTTTCAAAATTCTATTTTTAATCAAAATATATCAGAATGAAATGTTTCAAATGTAACTGATATGTCTTATATGTTTAATAATTCTAATTTTAATAATGATATATCAAAATGAAATGTATTAAATGTTCGAAATCATCAAGGGTTTGATGAAAATACAAATTGACAAAATGAATATAAACCAAAGTTTAAAGACATGAGTAAACTAAATTAA